A window from Enterococcus mediterraneensis encodes these proteins:
- a CDS encoding response regulator transcription factor: MKILIVDDEEKILEIIDAYLVANHYSVYKAISGAMALEKFEKNNPDLVVLDLMLPDTDGLTVCRKIREISNVPIIMLTAKSDEDDILTGLKLGADDYMIKPFSPKELVARIQTVLRRTETLSNPNKLSSNNKELIVYPDSRQVYLHQVELNLTTTEFDILHALMSTPNKVFSRSDLIEKVKGIEFDGLDRSIDSHIKNLRHKIENDAKSPMYILTVHGTGYRFGGH, encoded by the coding sequence ATGAAAATTCTTATTGTGGACGATGAAGAAAAAATATTAGAAATTATTGATGCCTATCTAGTTGCTAATCATTATTCAGTTTATAAAGCAATAAGTGGCGCAATGGCATTGGAAAAATTCGAGAAAAATAATCCTGATTTAGTTGTGCTAGATCTAATGCTTCCGGATACTGATGGATTGACTGTATGTAGAAAAATCAGAGAAATATCAAATGTACCAATTATAATGTTAACAGCTAAGTCTGATGAGGATGATATTCTTACTGGTCTCAAGTTAGGTGCAGATGACTATATGATTAAACCATTTAGTCCCAAAGAATTAGTTGCGAGAATACAAACTGTATTGCGCAGAACTGAGACCTTATCAAATCCTAATAAGCTTTCTTCAAATAATAAAGAATTGATAGTATACCCTGATAGTAGACAAGTGTATCTACATCAAGTGGAGTTAAACCTTACAACAACTGAATTTGATATTCTACACGCTCTAATGTCCACACCTAATAAAGTCTTTTCTCGTAGTGATTTGATAGAGAAAGTTAAGGGAATAGAATTTGATGGACTAGATAGGAGCATCGATTCTCATATAAAAAACTTAAGACATAAAATTGAGAATGATGCTAAATCACCTATGTATATTTTGACAGTCCATGGTACAGGATACAGATTTGGTGGCCACTAA
- a CDS encoding sensor histidine kinase, producing the protein MRKRTIKTQLAVSFLAIATLIIGSISLVALSLTNNHFSKYVEERQEDLLNQYVYTIDLLWLNSGETWNSEELAALSEKVLENNIYFSIEDEQGNMVWELTGKDLKSAQEKLKKNALKVSEKNSVKLDETIEVKKKLINDGNEFGKVTFYYFGPFAYTEHDALFISSMKQSLMYVAIAALLVSVILASWISARLGLPLKHVSDFTHKLTRGEYADKIPQETSIIEINSLIDSLNDLSNQLEKQHGLRKRLTTDISHEIRTPLATLKGNVEGMIDGVWKITPERLQSCYDEIDRLTRLIGNIEIINKIEAKYDHLNKTEFNIYKLIESVIENFASKIESKNLHVEIQGDNINISADKDKMNQVVINLLNNAIKFTQKEGTIKFSISKNKDHVLLIVEDNGIGIEKDQQLHIFDRFYMADPSRSRALGGQGIGLAIVKSVVEAHKGSITVKSKLGLGTKFVIKLPFQ; encoded by the coding sequence ATGAGAAAAAGAACGATAAAAACTCAATTAGCTGTTTCCTTTTTAGCAATCGCAACATTAATAATAGGATCGATTAGTTTAGTCGCATTAAGTTTGACGAACAATCATTTTAGTAAATACGTGGAAGAGCGACAAGAAGATTTGTTGAATCAGTATGTATATACAATTGATTTATTGTGGTTAAATAGTGGGGAAACATGGAATAGTGAAGAACTTGCAGCACTATCTGAGAAAGTATTAGAGAATAATATTTATTTTTCTATAGAAGACGAACAAGGCAACATGGTTTGGGAACTTACTGGAAAAGATTTGAAGTCAGCACAGGAGAAACTGAAAAAAAATGCATTGAAAGTTTCTGAGAAAAACAGTGTGAAACTAGACGAAACAATAGAAGTGAAAAAGAAGTTAATTAATGATGGAAACGAGTTTGGAAAAGTAACGTTTTATTATTTCGGACCTTTTGCTTATACAGAGCACGATGCCTTGTTTATCTCCAGTATGAAACAAAGTTTAATGTATGTTGCAATTGCAGCTCTTCTTGTATCAGTCATACTTGCTTCGTGGATCTCTGCTAGATTAGGATTGCCACTAAAGCATGTAAGCGATTTTACACATAAATTAACTCGTGGGGAATATGCTGATAAAATCCCACAAGAAACTTCAATTATTGAAATAAATTCCTTAATTGATTCCCTAAATGATTTAAGTAATCAGTTGGAGAAACAGCATGGGCTTCGAAAAAGATTAACTACCGATATTTCACATGAAATAAGAACTCCATTAGCTACGCTTAAAGGCAATGTGGAAGGAATGATTGACGGAGTCTGGAAAATAACTCCCGAGCGCCTACAATCTTGTTATGACGAAATAGATCGTCTAACTCGTTTAATTGGAAATATAGAAATAATCAACAAAATTGAAGCAAAATATGATCATTTAAATAAAACTGAGTTTAACATATATAAGTTGATTGAATCCGTTATTGAAAATTTCGCCAGCAAAATTGAGTCAAAAAACCTTCATGTTGAAATCCAAGGGGATAACATCAATATATCTGCAGATAAAGATAAAATGAACCAAGTTGTTATCAATCTTTTGAATAATGCTATTAAATTTACGCAAAAGGAGGGAACCATTAAGTTTTCTATAAGTAAAAATAAAGACCATGTTCTTTTAATTGTTGAAGACAACGGCATCGGTATAGAAAAAGATCAGCAACTTCATATTTTTGATAGATTTTATATGGCTGACCCCTCCAGAAGTAGAGCTTTAGGGGGGCAAGGTATCGGATTAGCTATTGTAAAGAGCGTTGTTGAAGCGCATAAAGGTAGTATAACTGTAAAAAGTAAATTAGGTCTAGGAACTAAATTTGTTATAAAGTTACCATTTCAATAA
- a CDS encoding YdhK family protein: MKTVKKMIKLVFASLGIIVFLGACSNQSESNNSKSTNEESTSTASSEMNSMEGMNHEGMVPSSMKDAANPKFPVGSNVILLGDHMEGMKGANAQVVGAFDTTMYEVSYEPKTGGPMVNNHRWVVQEELKNTETVANEGDTVILNADHMDGMMGAEAKVDKSITGTVYVVNYTPTDGQEEVKNHMWVTEDEMEYDENNE, encoded by the coding sequence ATGAAGACAGTGAAAAAGATGATAAAATTAGTATTTGCAAGTCTTGGAATTATTGTATTTTTAGGAGCGTGTAGCAATCAAAGTGAATCGAATAATTCTAAAAGCACAAACGAGGAATCGACTTCTACAGCGTCTAGTGAAATGAATAGTATGGAGGGAATGAATCACGAAGGTATGGTTCCTTCTTCAATGAAAGATGCTGCGAACCCTAAATTCCCGGTGGGAAGTAATGTTATACTGCTAGGCGATCATATGGAAGGGATGAAAGGTGCAAATGCTCAAGTTGTAGGGGCCTTTGATACTACAATGTATGAAGTAAGCTATGAGCCAAAAACTGGGGGACCAATGGTTAACAATCATCGATGGGTAGTACAAGAAGAGTTAAAAAATACTGAGACTGTAGCAAATGAGGGCGATACTGTTATCTTGAATGCCGATCACATGGATGGGATGATGGGAGCTGAAGCAAAAGTAGATAAATCTATTACAGGAACTGTTTACGTTGTTAATTACACTCCAACCGATGGTCAAGAAGAAGTTAAGAATCATATGTGGGTAACTGAAGATGAGATGGAATATGACGAAAATAATGAGTAA